One window of the Thermasporomyces composti genome contains the following:
- a CDS encoding mandelate racemase/muconate lactonizing enzyme family protein, with protein sequence MRGALEVLEPLYRNENALEPERVTEKLHQNTFWMGRGGAITHTISGIDIALWDILGQATGQPVGRLLGGRYRDRVQPYASVLMDEPARLAEELTRLREHGFRAFKIGWGPFGRRSTEVDERIVAAAREAVGPAALLAVDAGGSDAHWQGDYPWAMRTARMLAEYDVAWFEEPLVPDAVEDWAALRRHAPVPIAGGEVLTRRQAFTPYLRAGAFDIVQPDTTKVGGLSESRRIGWMAQEHGARLIPHGWNTAVGLAADLQLASALPDTTLVEYKTGSPYIDELVAEPWRLDDDGMLAIPSAPGLGLRLDHDAVARYTGGADLMS encoded by the coding sequence GTGCGCGGTGCGCTGGAGGTCCTCGAGCCCCTGTACCGGAACGAGAACGCCCTCGAGCCTGAACGAGTGACGGAGAAGCTCCACCAGAACACCTTCTGGATGGGGCGGGGCGGCGCCATCACCCACACGATCAGCGGCATCGACATCGCGCTGTGGGACATCCTCGGCCAGGCGACCGGACAGCCGGTGGGTCGACTTCTCGGTGGCCGCTACCGGGACCGCGTGCAGCCCTACGCGTCCGTGCTCATGGACGAGCCGGCCCGGCTCGCCGAGGAGCTCACCCGCTTGCGTGAGCATGGCTTCCGGGCGTTCAAGATCGGCTGGGGGCCCTTCGGGCGCCGATCCACCGAGGTGGACGAGCGCATCGTGGCGGCGGCGCGCGAGGCGGTCGGTCCTGCAGCGCTGCTCGCGGTTGACGCCGGCGGCAGCGACGCCCATTGGCAGGGCGACTACCCGTGGGCCATGCGGACGGCGCGGATGTTGGCGGAGTACGACGTCGCGTGGTTCGAGGAGCCGTTGGTGCCGGACGCGGTGGAGGACTGGGCGGCCCTGCGTCGACACGCGCCGGTTCCCATCGCGGGCGGTGAGGTACTGACGCGGCGCCAAGCGTTCACGCCGTACCTGCGGGCGGGCGCGTTCGACATCGTCCAACCGGACACCACCAAGGTGGGTGGCCTGTCGGAGTCGCGCCGCATCGGATGGATGGCGCAGGAGCATGGTGCCCGGCTGATTCCCCACGGGTGGAACACGGCGGTCGGCTTGGCCGCCGACCTCCAGCTGGCCTCCGCCCTCCCGGACACAACCCTCGTGGAGTACAAGACCGGCTCGCCGTACATCGACGAACTCGTGGCCGAGCCGTGGCGGCTCGACGACGACGGGATGCTCGCGATCCCCTCCGCGCCCGGTCTCGGTCTTCGGCTCGACCACGACGCGGTCGCCCGCTACACCGGCGGCGCTGACCTCATGAGCTGA
- a CDS encoding sugar-binding protein, with protein sequence MTRRLHRRTRTGGLVPALAAALAAALAVTVGAFSPAAHAAQTVDEVVGTFESDQEGWILGLGEEFPGAKGSFERDASDAKVGAWSGLLRGDFSGGGNYVSVSRNLPSLDARALRLWVRTFDATHIRLRMADSTGQWHQQRLVLRSTTEWQQVAVTRFDGGDGYTHWGGANDGVWHGPATGIALLLDRSELSGGQVSGAVRFDEVTMAVTVPDLVLRQVVDGNIVVQPEPVQVRVVTRAEEVTWRVTDFWGERVAEGRLAMTAPEETLTLPLDEVGYYRLTVTAEADDATIATAETSIAVLSPFQRPAGVDSPFGMSVHFLRPNWGYPSFGAVALAAKAGVATTREDASWNAIERTKGEYTFDEFEQLNTALDAHDITWLPIAVYTNPHYDNNATPYSDEGREAFATYTAATIEHFGDETPWVEVYNEFNIPNFGDIGDGPADNRADYYFPLLKRTYEKVKAQDPDVTVVGGATAGVPLDWLEELFQLGGLDYMDALSVHPYVYPAEPEQIGESLAQLDALVRRYNDGEPKPIWITELGWPTHVTSRGVSEATQAAYIVRSHVVAFSKGVERFYWYDFMNDGLDTSYNEHNFGIIRNGADPAGAWTPKPAYVSYAAMTRLLTGATYQREENVVDGVHSHVFAKDGSDIRVVWSDEPTTVSVTTDHPLEVADLMGVTRTYHPHAGRIYLSLDGNPLYVRGDASLAVDDKMTLTLEDDGRVVVGDPVDVVLGIDNTKEPRNPLQGRFEIADTSVPVSARPGQRVAVPVPVSAGDVTGARQLVGRLVVRGRAVARLAVSVDVVHPVSVRATHVLRDGAETLAVTVTSNANRDLALDRLTWTVGGTSGAQPLPSSLPPGASHVVDVPLHLPTGRHSVEVRVSLPEFPDAVHRGTVVLVDHEGLYGIASRSISVDGVLDDLDGVRGVDLAAEGTVVMGDYGGTEDLSGQLWLTWDDEALYLSALITDDAHAQPYTGSDIWSGDSIQIGVAVGMPGETTDFYEYGVALTPEGPRAHRWITVEGEPGPVTDVDVAVTRAEHQTVYELALPWDKLTPFDPDDALLSVSLLVNDNDGNGRKGWIEWGSGIGTGKDPALFKPARLDPTSR encoded by the coding sequence ATGACGAGAAGGCTCCATCGGCGAACCCGTACCGGCGGACTCGTACCTGCCTTGGCCGCGGCGCTCGCGGCGGCGCTCGCGGTCACGGTGGGCGCGTTCAGCCCGGCCGCGCACGCCGCCCAGACCGTCGACGAGGTGGTCGGCACGTTCGAGTCCGACCAGGAGGGGTGGATTCTCGGCCTCGGCGAGGAGTTCCCCGGCGCCAAGGGCTCGTTCGAGCGGGACGCCTCCGACGCCAAGGTGGGCGCGTGGTCCGGTCTGCTGCGAGGCGACTTCAGCGGCGGCGGCAACTACGTGTCGGTGTCCCGCAACCTTCCCAGCCTCGACGCCCGCGCGTTACGCCTATGGGTTCGCACCTTTGACGCGACACACATTCGTCTCCGGATGGCCGACTCCACCGGCCAGTGGCACCAGCAACGCCTCGTCCTGCGATCCACCACGGAGTGGCAGCAGGTGGCGGTGACGCGCTTCGACGGCGGGGACGGCTATACCCACTGGGGCGGCGCCAACGACGGTGTCTGGCACGGCCCGGCGACCGGGATCGCTCTCCTCCTCGACAGGAGCGAGTTGTCCGGAGGGCAGGTGTCCGGAGCCGTGCGGTTCGACGAGGTCACGATGGCGGTCACCGTCCCGGACCTGGTGCTGCGGCAGGTGGTCGACGGCAACATCGTCGTCCAGCCGGAGCCGGTCCAGGTCAGGGTGGTTACCCGTGCCGAGGAGGTCACCTGGCGCGTCACGGACTTCTGGGGCGAGCGGGTGGCCGAGGGACGTCTCGCCATGACAGCCCCCGAGGAGACGCTCACGCTCCCTCTGGACGAGGTTGGCTACTACCGCTTGACCGTGACGGCCGAGGCGGATGACGCGACGATCGCGACGGCGGAGACGAGCATCGCGGTCCTGTCGCCGTTCCAACGGCCAGCCGGCGTGGACTCCCCGTTCGGGATGTCCGTCCACTTCCTGCGCCCCAACTGGGGCTACCCGAGCTTCGGTGCGGTCGCGCTGGCCGCCAAGGCGGGCGTCGCCACCACCCGTGAGGACGCCAGCTGGAACGCGATCGAGCGGACGAAGGGCGAGTACACCTTCGACGAGTTCGAGCAGCTCAACACCGCTCTCGACGCGCACGACATCACGTGGCTGCCGATCGCCGTCTACACCAACCCGCACTACGACAACAACGCCACGCCCTACAGCGACGAGGGTCGGGAAGCCTTCGCGACCTACACCGCGGCGACCATCGAGCACTTCGGGGACGAGACACCGTGGGTGGAGGTCTACAACGAGTTCAACATCCCGAACTTCGGAGACATCGGCGATGGTCCGGCCGACAACCGCGCCGACTACTACTTCCCGCTGCTGAAGCGGACCTACGAGAAGGTCAAGGCTCAAGACCCCGACGTCACGGTCGTCGGCGGCGCCACCGCCGGGGTTCCGCTGGACTGGCTCGAGGAACTCTTCCAGCTCGGCGGACTGGACTACATGGACGCTCTGTCGGTCCATCCGTACGTCTACCCAGCCGAGCCTGAGCAGATCGGGGAGAGCCTGGCGCAGCTCGACGCGCTGGTGCGCCGGTACAACGACGGGGAGCCCAAGCCGATCTGGATCACCGAGCTGGGCTGGCCGACGCACGTGACCAGCCGAGGCGTCAGCGAGGCGACCCAAGCGGCCTACATCGTGCGGAGCCACGTCGTCGCGTTCTCCAAGGGAGTTGAGCGGTTCTACTGGTACGACTTCATGAACGACGGGCTCGACACGAGCTACAACGAGCACAACTTCGGCATCATCCGCAACGGCGCCGACCCAGCCGGAGCGTGGACGCCGAAGCCCGCCTACGTCAGCTACGCCGCCATGACGCGTCTGTTGACCGGCGCGACCTACCAGCGAGAGGAGAACGTCGTCGACGGGGTCCACAGCCACGTCTTCGCGAAGGACGGCTCGGACATCCGAGTGGTGTGGTCGGACGAGCCCACGACGGTGAGCGTCACGACTGATCACCCGCTCGAGGTCGCCGACCTCATGGGTGTGACGCGGACGTACCACCCGCACGCTGGGCGGATCTACCTGTCGCTCGATGGCAACCCGCTCTACGTGCGGGGCGACGCCAGCCTCGCCGTCGACGACAAGATGACCTTGACGCTCGAGGACGACGGTCGCGTCGTGGTCGGCGACCCGGTCGACGTGGTGCTAGGCATCGACAACACCAAGGAGCCGCGGAATCCCCTCCAGGGCCGGTTCGAGATCGCCGACACGTCGGTTCCAGTGTCGGCTCGTCCGGGACAGCGGGTCGCGGTCCCCGTCCCCGTGTCGGCCGGTGACGTCACGGGCGCCCGCCAGCTCGTGGGGCGGCTCGTGGTCCGCGGGAGGGCGGTGGCGCGGCTCGCGGTGTCCGTCGACGTCGTGCACCCGGTCTCGGTTCGGGCCACGCATGTCCTGCGGGACGGCGCCGAGACGCTCGCCGTGACCGTGACCAGCAACGCGAACCGTGACCTCGCCCTCGACCGCCTCACCTGGACGGTGGGCGGCACCTCGGGCGCGCAACCGCTGCCGTCCTCACTGCCGCCGGGCGCGTCCCACGTCGTCGACGTCCCGCTGCACCTGCCGACGGGGAGGCACTCCGTGGAGGTGCGGGTGAGCCTGCCTGAGTTCCCCGACGCCGTCCACCGCGGTACCGTCGTCCTCGTTGACCACGAAGGGCTGTACGGCATCGCGAGCCGGTCGATCAGCGTCGACGGCGTCCTCGACGATCTCGACGGCGTGCGCGGCGTCGACCTGGCCGCCGAGGGGACGGTCGTGATGGGCGACTATGGCGGCACGGAGGACCTCAGCGGCCAGCTGTGGTTGACGTGGGACGACGAGGCCCTCTACCTGTCAGCGCTGATCACCGACGACGCGCACGCCCAGCCCTACACAGGTTCCGACATCTGGTCGGGTGACTCGATCCAGATCGGTGTGGCCGTCGGGATGCCCGGTGAGACGACGGACTTCTACGAGTACGGAGTGGCGCTCACCCCCGAGGGTCCGCGGGCGCACCGCTGGATCACGGTCGAGGGCGAGCCCGGCCCGGTGACCGACGTCGACGTGGCCGTCACCCGTGCGGAGCACCAGACCGTCTACGAGCTGGCGCTGCCGTGGGACAAGCTCACACCGTTCGACCCCGACGACGCCCTGCTCAGCGTGTCGTTGCTGGTCAACGACAACGACGGGAACGGCCGCAAGGGGTGGATCGAGTGGGGGTCGGGCATCGGCACGGGCAAGGACCCGGCCCTCTTCAAGCCCGCCCGACTCGACCCGACGTCCCGGTGA
- a CDS encoding NUDIX domain-containing protein produces the protein MTAKRSPGTSRAPARRSAGILLFRRTAADAEVLLGHMGGPFWARRDAGAWSIPKGLTEPGEDLVTAARREFTEELGLPVPPGELIDLGTVKQSAGKIVTVWALEGDLDPVEVNPGTFTMEWPPRSGRLQEFPEIDRAAWFDLATAYQKVVGYQRPFLDRLRDHLRGTAEPST, from the coding sequence GTGACGGCGAAGCGGAGTCCAGGCACGTCGCGCGCGCCCGCCAGGCGCAGTGCCGGCATCCTCCTCTTCCGGCGGACGGCTGCCGACGCCGAGGTTCTCCTCGGCCACATGGGTGGCCCCTTCTGGGCGCGCCGCGACGCCGGCGCCTGGTCGATCCCGAAGGGACTGACCGAGCCCGGGGAGGACCTGGTGACAGCGGCTCGTCGGGAGTTCACCGAGGAGCTCGGCCTCCCGGTTCCACCAGGCGAGCTCATCGACCTGGGCACCGTCAAACAGTCCGCCGGCAAGATCGTGACCGTCTGGGCGCTCGAAGGCGACCTCGATCCGGTTGAGGTCAATCCGGGCACCTTCACGATGGAGTGGCCGCCACGGTCGGGACGCCTCCAGGAGTTCCCCGAGATCGACCGGGCCGCGTGGTTCGATCTGGCCACGGCGTACCAGAAGGTCGTGGGCTACCAGCGCCCCTTCCTCGACCGCCTGCGAGACCACCTGCGCGGCACCGCGGAACCGTCGACCTGA
- a CDS encoding DUF805 domain-containing protein — protein MSGRPTWPSSTGSGPLVALYSLAVFLPALGVAIRRLHDTNRSGWWVLLALIPLVGWIWLIVLLALPGTQGPNKHGPDPKAAEAMGYQGGPTPA, from the coding sequence TTGAGCGGGCGGCCAACTTGGCCCAGCTCCACTGGCAGTGGTCCGCTCGTCGCGCTGTACTCGCTTGCGGTCTTCCTGCCCGCCCTCGGTGTGGCCATCCGCCGGCTGCACGACACCAACCGTTCCGGGTGGTGGGTGCTCCTCGCGCTGATTCCTCTCGTGGGCTGGATCTGGCTCATCGTGCTCCTCGCCCTGCCCGGCACGCAGGGACCGAACAAGCACGGTCCGGACCCGAAGGCCGCGGAGGCCATGGGTTACCAGGGTGGCCCCACACCGGCATGA
- a CDS encoding Hsp20/alpha crystallin family protein — MVTRVDPFREFDRLTERLLSSFGAPAMPMDAYRKDDAFYVQMDLPGVKPDDIELTVERNVLTVRVERPDLEGDDVEVLASERPHGTFTRQFHLGENLDTDKLEAEYDAGVLSIRIPVAEESKPRRIPIGGAAQARELAA; from the coding sequence ATGGTGACCCGAGTTGATCCGTTCCGTGAGTTCGACCGACTGACCGAGCGGCTGCTGTCCTCGTTCGGTGCCCCGGCGATGCCGATGGACGCCTACCGCAAGGACGACGCGTTCTACGTCCAGATGGACCTGCCGGGCGTCAAGCCGGACGACATCGAGCTCACCGTCGAGCGGAACGTCCTGACGGTGCGGGTGGAGCGCCCGGACCTCGAGGGCGACGACGTGGAGGTCCTGGCCAGTGAGCGCCCGCACGGCACCTTCACTCGGCAGTTCCACCTGGGGGAGAACCTCGACACCGACAAGCTGGAAGCCGAGTACGACGCCGGCGTCCTGAGCATCCGGATCCCGGTCGCCGAGGAGTCCAAGCCGCGTCGTATCCCGATCGGCGGCGCCGCCCAGGCTCGCGAGCTCGCGGCCTGA